A DNA window from bacterium contains the following coding sequences:
- a CDS encoding MATE family efflux transporter — MAAPDLSGAIRPILLKLALPVIASNLLVAVISFTDFKMVGWLGKEAIAALSMSRTALFIIQSAFMGAGIGATAYVARSYGAGRTDEMKRYAAQAVMMCIYISVPITLLGYSIGPGMHHWLGADPVTAGYGWDYLSMIYIGMSVIGLRFIVTGVMNALGRTDVPMYLNVAFAFLNLIFNFLLIPKWGMFGCALGTTLTSLLVFGYGVLYMHFKGWAAFAISQFSGAERAIRNMLALAGPAMLQVVARSGAGLLMYKVISLVPNSTVGAATLGLGLQGESISFMPGLAVMTASATLVGQALGAGRKDKAAETLRESRNLTLLIMILLGIVFFAFAREFMVFFTKDPDVIREGIRYLRINAFAQPIMAISFSGIGCLRGAGDTKYPFITTLLSHYLFRLPVAYLLGVSLGMGILGIWISFLISNVAEALLILHRLSQGKWLHIELKY; from the coding sequence ATGGCTGCACCCGACCTGTCCGGCGCCATTCGACCTATTTTGCTCAAACTGGCACTGCCTGTAATCGCATCCAATTTGCTTGTTGCGGTTATCAGCTTCACCGACTTCAAGATGGTCGGCTGGTTGGGCAAAGAGGCAATTGCGGCACTTTCGATGAGCCGGACAGCGCTTTTTATAATTCAAAGTGCATTTATGGGAGCCGGCATAGGGGCGACCGCATACGTCGCCAGAAGCTACGGCGCGGGCAGAACGGATGAAATGAAGCGTTACGCCGCGCAGGCGGTGATGATGTGCATTTATATTTCCGTTCCGATCACACTTCTTGGCTATTCGATTGGGCCTGGTATGCATCACTGGCTGGGTGCGGATCCCGTTACAGCCGGGTACGGCTGGGATTATCTGAGCATGATTTATATTGGAATGTCGGTTATTGGATTACGGTTTATCGTAACCGGCGTGATGAACGCGCTCGGACGCACCGACGTGCCGATGTACTTGAATGTTGCGTTCGCATTTCTTAATCTGATTTTCAATTTTCTGCTGATTCCAAAGTGGGGAATGTTCGGGTGCGCGTTGGGAACTACACTCACAAGCCTCTTGGTTTTCGGCTATGGTGTGCTTTACATGCATTTTAAGGGATGGGCCGCGTTTGCCATATCGCAGTTCTCGGGAGCCGAACGGGCGATAAGGAATATGCTCGCACTCGCCGGCCCGGCGATGCTCCAAGTCGTTGCCCGCTCCGGCGCAGGGCTATTGATGTATAAAGTAATTAGCCTAGTGCCTAACTCGACGGTAGGAGCGGCAACCCTTGGTTTAGGACTTCAGGGCGAAAGCATCAGCTTCATGCCGGGGCTTGCGGTAATGACTGCTTCAGCGACGCTGGTCGGCCAAGCGCTTGGAGCGGGACGCAAGGACAAGGCTGCGGAAACTCTTAGGGAATCGCGCAATTTGACGCTGCTGATAATGATTTTGCTCGGTATTGTTTTTTTTGCCTTCGCCAGGGAGTTTATGGTGTTTTTCACCAAAGACCCCGATGTGATCAGAGAAGGAATCCGCTACCTTCGCATCAACGCATTCGCACAACCGATTATGGCGATTTCCTTTTCCGGAATCGGATGCTTGCGCGGGGCCGGTGATACTAAATATCCCTTCATCACAACCCTGCTATCGCATTACCTATTCCGGTTACCGGTTGCATATTTGCTGGGTGTCTCGCTCGGAATGGGTATTTTAGGAATATGGATATCCTTCCTCATCTCAAACGTGGCGGAGGCTCTATTGATACTTCACCGCCTGTCCCAAGGAAAGTGGCTGCATATAGAACTGAAGTATTGA
- the ssb gene encoding single-stranded DNA-binding protein yields the protein MASLNKVFLIGNVGKDPEVRYVADGVAVANFPIATSERFTDRSGQQQERTEWHNIVVWRKQAEIAGEYVRKGRQLYVEGSIMTRTWTDADNVKHFRTEILCQRFLLLGRKDDAPSTAPPGARQAVRSAEEPEEEELGPPLDYDDNILNPPG from the coding sequence ATGGCAAGCCTCAACAAAGTTTTCCTAATCGGCAATGTGGGTAAGGATCCGGAAGTGCGGTATGTCGCGGACGGTGTTGCTGTAGCAAATTTTCCAATTGCAACATCCGAGCGCTTTACTGATCGTAGCGGCCAGCAGCAGGAACGAACCGAATGGCACAATATAGTTGTGTGGCGCAAGCAGGCCGAAATTGCAGGTGAATACGTGCGAAAAGGCAGACAGCTTTATGTCGAAGGCTCAATAATGACCAGAACATGGACAGATGCCGACAACGTAAAGCATTTCCGCACCGAAATTCTTTGCCAAAGGTTCCTCTTACTCGGTCGCAAGGATGACGCTCCCAGCACCGCTCCACCGGGCGCGCGCCAAGCGGTCAGATCCGCGGAGGAGCCGGAAGAGGAAGAGCTTGGGCCGCCGCTGGACTACGACGACAACATTCTGAACCCACCGGGATAA
- a CDS encoding HD domain-containing protein: MRVYNDLEVREYIEMADRSTAVIGYTEHGFRHALMVSQTAGYILECLGHPLEQVECARVAGLMHDIGNMLGRVAHGQTGAALAYPILTRLGFTPYQKALVLSAIGNHEEQYGQPLNAICAALIIADKGDVHRSRVRSFDPSANDIHDNVNQACIECSLLVDEHIPKVSLELLIDTSIASVMEYFEIFTERMVISRKAAESLGASFELVINHVTLS; this comes from the coding sequence ATGCGCGTTTACAATGACTTGGAAGTACGCGAGTACATCGAAATGGCAGACCGAAGCACCGCGGTGATCGGATATACCGAACACGGTTTCAGGCATGCGCTTATGGTCAGCCAAACCGCCGGGTACATTTTAGAATGCCTCGGACATCCACTGGAGCAAGTGGAATGTGCTAGAGTTGCCGGATTAATGCATGATATCGGGAACATGTTAGGACGCGTTGCTCACGGCCAGACCGGCGCCGCGCTTGCATATCCGATTCTTACGCGCTTGGGATTCACACCATATCAAAAGGCTCTTGTCTTGAGCGCCATCGGAAACCACGAAGAGCAATACGGCCAACCGCTTAACGCGATTTGCGCCGCGTTGATAATCGCGGACAAAGGAGATGTCCACCGAAGCCGGGTGCGCTCGTTTGATCCTTCCGCGAACGACATTCACGATAACGTAAATCAGGCTTGCATCGAATGCAGCCTCCTTGTGGACGAGCACATCCCGAAGGTGTCGTTGGAACTTTTGATCGATACTTCCATCGCATCCGTGATGGAATACTTCGAGATATTTACAGAAAGAATGGTGATAAGCAGAAAGGCCGCCGAGTCGTTAGGCGCGTCTTTCGAGCTGGTCATAAATCACGTAACTTTAAGCTAG
- a CDS encoding DivIVA domain-containing protein, translating to MTLTPLDVENVEFPQKTFGGYHPDAVHEFLEEVVKSLVELIRERDSLKEKVAKLSEEIEGWRAKEQLVSQSVQLAQQTRDQVINSAQAEAENIVKEARLLEVALKNELSALKTERELFEFEFYGLLRGFLEKLESRNPALKSGADSRGSIIAGSPSAPDGAPGKAQ from the coding sequence GTGACATTAACCCCGCTCGATGTCGAAAACGTGGAGTTTCCCCAAAAAACCTTCGGCGGCTACCATCCTGACGCGGTTCACGAGTTCCTCGAAGAGGTGGTCAAATCGCTTGTGGAACTCATCCGGGAGCGCGATTCGCTTAAGGAAAAGGTTGCCAAGCTAAGTGAGGAAATCGAGGGATGGCGAGCGAAGGAGCAACTGGTATCGCAAAGCGTCCAGCTCGCGCAGCAAACCCGCGACCAGGTAATCAACTCGGCGCAAGCCGAAGCGGAAAATATTGTAAAAGAAGCCAGGCTGTTGGAAGTGGCACTCAAGAACGAACTTTCGGCACTAAAAACCGAGCGTGAACTTTTCGAGTTCGAGTTCTACGGGCTTCTTCGCGGATTCCTGGAAAAGCTTGAATCCCGCAATCCTGCGCTAAAATCGGGCGCTGACAGCCGGGGTAGCATCATCGCGGGGAGTCCATCCGCACCGGATGGTGCTCCCGGCAAAGCCCAATAA
- a CDS encoding YggT family protein: protein MLVIFVWIISSWFPQARYNAIVDFCGRLSEPFLKIFRSAIPPLGGMLDVSPILAFIVLQLIARILIQAPF from the coding sequence ATGCTTGTCATATTCGTTTGGATTATTTCATCATGGTTCCCGCAGGCGCGTTACAACGCGATTGTGGACTTCTGCGGCAGACTTTCGGAGCCGTTTTTGAAAATTTTCCGGTCCGCTATCCCCCCGCTTGGCGGGATGCTTGACGTTTCACCCATTCTTGCATTCATAGTCCTGCAGCTGATTGCTCGGATTTTGATTCAAGCACCCTTTTAA
- the rseP gene encoding RIP metalloprotease RseP produces MLVAAFWVVLVFAVIVIVHEFGHFLLARVFDIEVTEFCIGIGPKLWGFKHRGTYYGICLLPIGGFVKVAGMEPGEPQSDRSFNSQPVSRRIAVIAAGPVFNFILAVLLVFALGFFGYPKNKVRVGAIFPGGPAEAAGFEVFDVIESVDSKPVESVLAFQRSVRNAGGRTLEFEVERDGKLLRLSAAPTVIPEYNNEIPSLGVALGKYPEFKSKISSIIPGSPAFKAQLQVGDVITSVNSNSARDGWEVYEFIELETRAGQPVRPAQQETGNPPVFKPVVLGVVRDNELLQITIQPESNAQVGANVAYTGMVFEPVLVKLPFAEAMETTFNYLRDIVEGMIQGIWTLFHAPTQNLVGPLGITNLIAQSAKSGPYQLMLIAILLNVNLGLINLFPIPALDGGRLVFLLLEGLFRVRINEHKEALVHLVGFIMLIGLIIVITFKEVLGLLPVG; encoded by the coding sequence ATGCTTGTCGCGGCGTTTTGGGTTGTTCTTGTCTTCGCGGTTATCGTGATTGTCCACGAATTCGGCCACTTCTTGCTCGCGCGCGTTTTCGACATCGAGGTCACCGAGTTTTGCATCGGCATCGGACCCAAGTTGTGGGGATTCAAGCATCGTGGAACATATTACGGAATCTGTCTGCTTCCGATTGGAGGCTTCGTCAAAGTGGCCGGAATGGAGCCTGGAGAGCCTCAATCCGACCGCAGCTTCAATTCGCAGCCGGTTTCGCGAAGAATTGCGGTTATCGCCGCGGGCCCTGTTTTCAACTTCATCCTCGCGGTACTGCTCGTCTTTGCGCTTGGCTTCTTTGGCTACCCCAAAAACAAGGTGCGCGTCGGCGCGATTTTCCCCGGCGGTCCCGCGGAGGCGGCCGGTTTTGAGGTTTTTGATGTAATCGAATCGGTGGACAGCAAACCGGTTGAAAGTGTGCTTGCATTCCAACGCTCGGTCCGCAACGCGGGTGGGCGAACTCTTGAATTCGAGGTGGAACGCGATGGCAAACTTCTCCGCCTTTCGGCCGCTCCGACCGTAATTCCCGAATACAACAACGAAATCCCAAGCCTCGGTGTTGCCCTTGGAAAATACCCGGAATTCAAAAGCAAAATTTCCAGCATCATTCCAGGTTCCCCCGCGTTTAAAGCACAACTGCAGGTTGGGGATGTAATCACTTCCGTCAATTCTAATTCTGCAAGGGATGGCTGGGAAGTCTATGAATTTATCGAATTGGAGACGCGCGCAGGCCAGCCGGTGCGCCCGGCTCAACAGGAGACGGGGAACCCACCCGTATTCAAACCGGTAGTGTTGGGCGTCGTGCGCGACAACGAACTGCTGCAAATCACGATACAACCGGAGTCGAACGCGCAGGTCGGAGCAAATGTGGCGTATACAGGAATGGTGTTCGAACCGGTGCTTGTCAAACTGCCATTTGCCGAGGCGATGGAGACAACATTCAATTATCTCAGGGACATTGTGGAAGGCATGATCCAAGGAATTTGGACGCTTTTCCATGCTCCGACACAGAATCTCGTTGGCCCGCTCGGCATAACGAACCTGATTGCGCAGTCCGCCAAAAGCGGGCCGTACCAGCTGATGCTCATCGCCATTCTTCTAAACGTCAATCTGGGCTTGATTAACCTTTTCCCGATTCCGGCGCTTGACGGCGGAAGGCTCGTCTTCCTGCTGTTGGAAGGTTTGTTCCGAGTCCGCATAAATGAGCACAAGGAAGCGCTTGTGCATCTCGTCGGCTTCATCATGCTGATTGGCCTGATTATCGTGATTACATTCAAAGAGGTTCTGGGCCTCTTGCCGGTCGGATGA
- a CDS encoding mitochondrial fission ELM1 family protein has product MRGLILSDGKPGHFNQSRALCALLGLAAHETQIEFKSELREQLLRARMNLSQRSPSNIPELLGLLGYFVSEPCLTALQSMLSERPDVIVSAGSTLAATNLLIARAVGGKSIAMMRPNAIPLESFDVIVMPEHDRRSKNPANAVFTPVALSYFDAARIETADAELARRFGCDVLKNRPIALIVGGNSKVFDMTDDDVLEAAEISWSWASKQKCGLVGTTSRRTAPSLERKLQAEFEKKKDAHWIWGRTDTFNPLPALLPRASAAVVTEDSISMISEAIIQGHRPLVLELKKRRASAKLAKFKKYLIDQKLARWVQSADLAEVFRAESESLSKSPTIDLAAIRDEIMLKLGWSHQAKEKQA; this is encoded by the coding sequence ATGCGAGGTTTGATTCTTTCGGACGGCAAGCCCGGCCACTTTAACCAGTCGCGTGCGTTATGCGCCCTATTGGGATTAGCTGCGCACGAAACGCAAATTGAATTTAAAAGCGAACTTAGGGAGCAGCTGCTGCGGGCAAGGATGAACCTGTCCCAGCGCAGTCCGTCAAATATTCCGGAGCTGCTGGGCTTGCTGGGCTATTTTGTTTCCGAACCCTGCCTTACGGCATTGCAATCCATGCTTTCTGAGCGCCCCGATGTGATTGTTTCCGCCGGTTCGACGCTGGCGGCGACGAATCTTTTAATCGCCCGTGCAGTTGGCGGAAAATCCATTGCAATGATGAGACCGAACGCAATTCCGCTTGAATCTTTCGACGTAATAGTGATGCCGGAGCATGACAGGCGTTCCAAAAACCCTGCAAATGCCGTATTCACGCCCGTGGCATTGTCCTATTTCGATGCCGCGCGTATTGAGACCGCGGATGCCGAACTCGCACGCCGCTTCGGTTGCGACGTACTCAAAAACAGACCAATTGCCCTTATTGTTGGAGGAAACTCGAAAGTATTCGATATGACGGACGACGATGTATTGGAAGCGGCGGAAATAAGCTGGTCGTGGGCAAGCAAACAGAAGTGTGGTCTGGTAGGAACAACTTCACGCAGGACAGCTCCCTCCCTTGAGCGCAAGCTGCAAGCTGAATTCGAAAAAAAGAAGGACGCTCATTGGATTTGGGGCAGAACCGATACGTTTAATCCTCTCCCGGCTCTTCTTCCTCGTGCAAGCGCCGCGGTTGTTACCGAAGACAGCATATCGATGATCAGCGAAGCGATTATTCAGGGGCACAGGCCGCTCGTCCTTGAACTCAAGAAAAGGCGCGCCTCGGCAAAACTTGCCAAATTCAAAAAATACCTGATTGACCAAAAGCTCGCGCGGTGGGTGCAGTCGGCCGATTTGGCGGAAGTATTCAGAGCGGAGTCCGAATCACTATCCAAATCTCCG